A window of Pan paniscus chromosome X, NHGRI_mPanPan1-v2.0_pri, whole genome shotgun sequence genomic DNA:
GTTCTCTGTGGGGGCAGACTGAGCTTTAGCAGAGTGAAGGCATCCTGAGGGAAGGCACtatggttttctctttttaaacatcTGGCCCCACTGGCTCGTGGTAAACGTGAGACCCCTAtttatggaatgaaaaggaatagagGGAAGGATTGTTCAGACTCTTTTTGAATTGGTCACATCTGACTTTCTTCCTTGTGTTCTGTCAGCCCTGTCTTGGTTTTGTACGTGCGTGTACATGTAAATGTGCACTTATACATGCACATTGATGTTTAATTTGTACTCATTCTAAAGTTCTCATCATACTGCTTCCCTCCTTGAACATGCTGAGTGGTCCCCGTGACCTTGGGTATACAGTCGAAGCACCTTAGCTTGATTCTCAGGGCCCCACACCTTCCAGCCCTGTCTGCTACCATGTGCTCTTGGAGACCATGAGCTCTGTCCCTGCCAGATTATTAGGCATGGCCAGAAGCGACCAAGCATGTGCTCTCATGACAAAGGGCCTTGGGCACAGACTgatccctctgcctggagtgccttccttcctgccttgacATGGTGGACTGCTCCTCATGTTTCAGAGCCCACCTCGGTGGTTCTGTCTTTGGTGCAGCCTCACCTAATTGCTACTAAGAAGAGTTAGTGGCTGGTCCTCCTCTCTGGAGGAAGTGGGACTGTAGCTTCTGTTACACTCAACTCTCATGGTTGCTCCCTTGTCTATACCCCCAGCATTTGGCTCTGTGTGGCCTCTCTGCTCTCACTACACACACACTGCTCACCTCTTCTCACCCTGCTCCACACCTCCAACACATCAACACTCCCTGCTCACTTACCACATTGCGGGCCCCTTAGCCCCCAGCACCAAGTACCTGATAAGCTTTCCATAAATATTAGATGGTGAACTGGGACCAGGCACTTCATTCTAGAGAGAGAGCtcaggttttgttttggtttaccCTTTGAACCTGAATATGTACTTCTTGGTCCAGGTTGGGAACCTCAGCGCCTTGAGAGCAGAGCCAAGAATAAACAAGCGCCTGGCTCTGGACCAGGCCCTGTTCCCAGTCCTGGGTTTGGCTTTCCTCACCTTATCATTGAGGACAGTACTAGAGACAGGGTGCTCTTGATTCCCCCACTTCCAGACTGCATGTACTGAGGCCTTGAGTGTATTCTCAAGGccaccccaccctctcctgcAAGGTACTTGATTTAACCATTTAAACGTTCCATTATGTGGAGAGGGGATAAAAATAACGCTCCCTTCCGAATCGAACCCTTATCCCTTCGGTCTACAGCGGAGCCCTTTCCCTGGCGTCCTTTTCATAAATATCCAGGCGACCCGAGAGGCTGAGCACTCCCACTCCCGCTCCCGCTCCCGCCCCTGCTCCCGCTCCCGCTCCCGCTCCCACCCCCGTCATCTCCCACCGCCCGCAGCCCGGCAGCCCCGCAGCCCCGCAGCCCCGCAGCCCCGCAGCCCCGCAGCCCCGCAGCCCCGCAGCCCCGCAGCCCCTCAGCCCCGCAGCCCCGCAGCCCCGCAGCCCCGCAGCAGCCACAGGGGGAACCAAAGAGACAGAAGCCTTCCCAGCTGCCCGGACGACAGACGCCaacaccccccgccccccaccacacGCCGCCTGCCCGCCCGCACCCCGCACCCTGCGCGCTAGCCCACGACCGAGCGGCGGCGGCAACAGCAGCTGGCTGCAGGCTGCGGCGACTCGCACCGGCGCGCTCCTGGCAGCACTTGCCATCCCAGGTGACTTGAACTCGCCAGTTCGGATCCCCTGCGCCAGCTCCCGCTCGCGCATCGGGTCTGTGTTCAGGCACCCACCCGCCCTCCCCCGCCTGTCCGTCCCCCAGCTCGCGGGAAGGGAGGTCGCGGCAGCGGCCCGGCGGCAGCGGCGACCGTGGCGACAGCAGCGACagtggcggcggcggtggcggcagcggctgcggcggcggcggaggcTGCGGCGGCGACCGTGGCAGAGGCGGTGGCGGAGGCCTCCGTGGCGGAGGCGGAAGCAGAggtagaggctgaggtggaggccGAGGCCTCAATAGAGGAGGCAGCATCGGAGGCCACCCCGGGGGAGGCGGAGGCCGCCCGGGTGGCAACGGTGGTGGCGGTGGCGGAGGGCAGCGCGGCCgaagccgccgccgcagcggagGCTGCGGGGCCCCCCTTGGGGGAGGCGGAGGCGGATGCGGATGCGGATGCGGATGCGGATGCGAAGGTGGCGGCCGAGGTGGCGGCCGAGGTGGCGGCTGCGGCGGCCGCCGCGGATGCAGATGCGGATGAGACCCTCGGGGACTGTGAGGGGAACCCAGATTTTCAGATGGCCTCCCTGTACGTGGGCGACCTGCACCCTGAGGTGACCGAGGCAATGCTGTACGAGAAGTTCAGTCCAGCTGGGCCCATCCTCTCCATCCGCATCTGCAGGGACAAGATCACCCGCCGCTCATTGGGCTACGCGTATGTCAACTACCAGCAACCGGTGGACGCCAAGCGGGCCCTGGAGACCCTGAACTTTGATGTCATAAAGGGCAGGCCAGTGCGCATCATGTGGTCCCAGAGGGACCCGTCGCTCCGCAAGAGCGGGGTGGGCAACGTCTTCATCAAGAACCTGGGCAAGACCATCGACAACAAGGCGCTGTACAACATCTTCTCGGCGTTCGGCAACATCCTCTCCTGCAAAGTGGCCTGTGACGAAAAGGGGCCCAAGGGCTACGGGTTCGTGCACTTCCAAAAGCAGGAATCTGCGGAGCGGGCCATCGATGTGATGAATGGCATGTTCCTGAACTACCGCAAAATTTTCGTCGGGAGATTCAAGTCGCATAAAGAACGAGAGGCCGAAAGGGGAGCCTGGGCCAGGCAGTCCACTAGTGCTGACGTCAAGGATTTCGAGGAAGACACCGACGAGGAGGCCACCTTGCGATGAAGACATCCCAGGAGCTAGCCAGCCAGCAGAGCCAAACCTTGGCTCACACCCGGTTtacaaccccccacccccagccctccccCGCCAACCCACCAGCAGTGTATTTATTGTATTGAGAGTGcaggtctctctctccctctctccccctctctctccccgctTCCTATTTTCTCCCTccacctctcctctccttcccttcctctcccccgcCCACCCCCACCAAGGGCGTTGTGAATAATCTTACTAATCTGTGCCATTTGTAGGTTAAAGGCTGCCTCTTCTCCCTGTGGTTTggtttaaaaagcattttcattctctctttgttTACTGCACAGGTGGTACAATTTCATGGTAGAATCATCAGAAAGGAGAAGGATATCAGATGAGGGAAGAAACAAGAGAGTAATTGCTCCCCTGGTCCTACTCCCCAGAGAGAACCACTTTTAcctttttggtgtgctgctttTCCaggctctcttctctccctctctctcctttgctCACCCCCACCCCGCCTTCCCTTTTAACACACCGTTATAGAATGGTTCGTGTATGTGGTGTTTCTTAACCTGCTTTTTCAGCAActgaaaccaaacaaaaatcaACCCATTGAACTTCTTTCCATGTTATCAACAGGCTTATGAAACGTCATCTTCAGTGCCTGCAGAGTGCTCCAGTGTATCCGTGGACCTTAACATTTCTGTAATCATTCCCGCATTGTTGGACATTCAGGTGGTGCCTAGTTCTTTCCCTGTGTTTAAGACCAACATTGCGTGCTCTGTGCTTTGATGAGTGAATCCTTCCTTGTCAAGCCAAATCTTTGCTAGCATCCCGGTGGTCTCCTTAACTGCGGACTTGCAAGATCCACATATAGACATTTTAAAGACTTTTCCTGTGTGTTGCCAAAAGGCCCCCTTCATAAGCATTGTACCGATTTGCACTCGTGCCGGCCAGCGCAGCTAGTAAAGAGTATACCCGTTTCCCCTGCATAGTCTCCTGGTCACTGTAATTGatcgtgtgtgtgcgtgcgtgcgtgtgtgcatgcgtgtgtgtgtctttgtgtgtgtgtcttggccAGCTTGGCGGGCTGCAAAGGGTGTTTCCCTGTCCTCGGTGGTTTTGCTGCAATCAAACACTGTTTATGACCCCCTTCCCCTGTGCCCACTTCCTGTCGTTTTCCCTGttgtcagaaaaataattcagcgtcattgcaggaaaaaaataatcacgAAGCAGACAAGTTAACAGAAGAAAATTAATGTCACCAGTAATCATTTCTGATGATTACTTATACATTCCTGAAACATTTTCATCTGTATCTGCCCTGTATTTTtcatgtgatatatatgtgaaaTTATTGTATATACTGTTTCAATATCTGCTTtttcacacataaatatatattatagacatAGATTTATAGATATTCTTGAACTTtcatgtcattaaatattcttctaaaatAGTTTTCATGGATGTTTAGTGCTCTAATGTGTGATTGGGCTTGATAGAGTGatagatatatgtacatattagaTATAGATATAGGGATATATTTGTTTTAAGTAATTATTGGACGTCTgggttgtttcattttgttttcttatgcaAGCCAAAGCTGCCAACAAGATCACAGTGCACAAACATTACATTCATGTTTATTTCCTGAACAAAAGTTAATAGTATAATTGAAGGATGAAAAGATATGGGAGGTTTAAaatcttctttttcccttctttagTAAGTGACCATTGATAAAGATAGCACCAATTTACCCTCATAAAATATGCAGATATTGTGAGTGTACCTGGATACCTGTATAGTTTTTGAGACTTGgtattaaattaattataatttgagattttttgtttctatttgttgTAAACATTCATCTTTATGCAGACAATAATTATCAtactaaaagcattttttaaaatattggtaaggaaaaactgaaaatcatTCTTAATTCTACCActtgacaaaaatagaaaaaacttttGAAGCATTTGAGacatatatgtaaataactaATACCTCCAAAAATGTAATATAGGATGTATGTTTCATTGTGGTATATTTTCAGTGTGAGAAGTCTTACTTACCATCTTTCCAAATTCTTAGTctcctataattttatttttacttagtgtttcattttacagatgaattataatttctaaaatccTGCCCCTCAATATATTGTTAAATGGTTATGGCTTTTCCATAACACATTTGGGGCTGAATGTTTGCTGAcatcaagaaatatttaattgcCTTATACCTTGCTCTCTTGCCAAATGCTTCTTCCATAAAGTTTATGCCCTCCAACAGTGTAAGAGAATGCATATTTCCTTGATCATCTTCTTAagttagtatttttttaagttatgggAAATTATTTAGGcttgtagtttaaaaaattatttcattttacaagtGCGTTACTTTAAAAAGAcatgcatattatatatgcacAACAGCCACTTTAAAGAGATTATGCCTTTGCAGGCTTTgccttttgtaaattttaaaaccattatAGAATCATACTGAATATATTCTATACTAAATGTATATTCTATGTGCTCATAGCAAAAGTATTCTGTCAAAATTTCTATTTAAGTATGTTGTAAATACATCTAAAACATCCTTTGCTACTCAATATCCTCCTACAACTCACTGCCATTGTATAAGTGgatcagaattatttttaaagtgtttcttCACGTTGGACTTTAAAGTAGTTTCCAAATTTTTCCCAGAAACATGAATCTGTGGTAAATAATTCTGCAGCAGCATTCTTGTATTATTTACTTAAGATAAATCCTTAAAAGGGGTGTTGAAAAGTAGAAaccttttaatattctttaaatgtattttcaagtAGCCTGAATATACCAATTTATACTTCCACTAGTACTTTAGAGAATGCCCATTTCCTGCACAAGTATCTCTTtggatattttaaactttttttttttttgccaatataATGCTATGAGGACCATAtctcactttttgtttttctttataaatttttttaaaaagttttgttattcaaataatataacttcattttaaaaagaaatcaaataacattcataggaaaaataaaaatcaataatcaTTCTCCTATGCATATATAATAATTGCCAACCTTTTGGTCTATGCCATGGATCTATTTCAATAGATTTCACCTTCATCTCTCCTCCAATTTTGATAGATTTGGGTATTTGTTGTTTCTGGTGTTTCCTCATTGAAACCAAAGCTGCTAAGAATATTCTGATGCTGAAATCATTGCTTTAATTCAGTATTGTTTCCTGAGCAAACATTCTTACAAACAAACATGGACTATCCCATTgctactatatagtatatatgattttaatttttacactttttcaattaaatagataataaaattttattacaaaatattagcaatttcTGGCtataagaaaaagcatttaaaactACCTATAACCCTATCTTTAGTGATGCTTTTAATGTTTTGGTCAGTACCTTTCTAggattatattatatacatatgcatacctacatatatatatatatatatatggagagagagagagacagcattGTACAATACATACATATTGTTACATATTatgatttacatatttatatatttgtaaaataccaAATCATGCTTTACATCTTTACGTTTTTctggaatatttatttaataataaacctcatatattttcatgtttgtttttttacatcATTTAAAATGGTCTTGGAATATTTATTGTGAATATGAATTCACTCATTTTTTCATTCCTACATTGTCGGAAATTTTATTTGTCCTCAATTCTCCTTTAATTTCAGACCACTATGTTGACTATCTTTTACCTAAATTTGCAGTTATATCCATAATCGTTTCCATAACAGATGCTTctaggattaaaaacaaaattatagatCATTTATAAGAACTTATACTTCGTGGTCAAATTCCCACTTATAAAGTTGTGTCAACTTACACGGTTACTCTGTTACTTCCATTCTAAAAGGATACCCAGTTCTCTGCAAAAGGCTCTAAACTGggtattataattatttcaattttgctgtgttttcagtagataaatacataattcatattttaaaatttgatttgtaataacattttttctttcatttctgttttctgggcAAACAAATCCTAGAATCATAATGTATTGTTGAACAGAGTGAAGAAGCAGCATAATCCTACCACTGGGTAaaaccacattttaaattttgttgtattccttttcacatttttataaatgtaaacatgCATGCATATTAAAGGGAAAGATCTCTGTATTAGGGTacttcagaaaaacagaaccaatgtatatctcagagaaagagagagatttattttgggAATTGGCACATATGATTATGGAGGTTGAGAAGTCTACTGTCTGCAAGTTGTAGAACCAGGAAACTTGGAAAGAATAGGCAATATAGCAGGAGCAGATTGGGACAATGGGCATTTGGGCCATttcttcatgtaacttacttATGCCTTTGAAACATACTCGAGCCtgatcacatatataccacttccattttatGATAGAGTGTTGCTGTGCATGCCCAACTTTATGGCTTGGCGGGTCAGATATAACCCAGTTGATGATGGGCAGCTCGCGTAACATGGTAACTTGGCGGCCCATGGTCAAGTGTTCAGTTTCTACTAAGGCCCAGCAGCAGGCCAGGAATTGTCTCTCAAAAGGGGAGTAGTTATCTGTGGATGATAACATGGCCTTGCTCAAAATCCTAAAGGCCTGTGCTGCAGTTTACCTATAGTGGCTTGataaaggctccaaacagcatccttaTCTGCTACTGACATTttaagcaccattggatctgctggattATATAgtccaagtggcagagcagccaGAACCTGTTGCATAGCCTTCTCTTGTTCTGGGCGTCACTCAAAACTAGCAACTTTTCAGGTTAATTGGTAAATGAACCAGattaacacacccaaatgaggaatgtgttgcctccaaaatccaaatacgCCCACCAGGCATTATGTCGCTTTCTTAGTTGTGGAAGAGGCCAGATGTAGCAACTTATCCTTCATGTTAGAAGTGATATCTCAACAGGCTGCATACCACTGGACCTCTAGAAATTTCACTAAGGTAGCAGGCCCctgaattttatttatgatttatttcttaCTCTCTGACAGACAAATGTCTTAACAATAAGCCTAGAGTGGTTGCTACTACTCAATTACTAGTTgaaatcagcataatgtcatcaatgtagtGGACCAGCATATTTTGTGGAAGGGGAAGGTGATCAAGATCCATTTGAACTAAATTCTGGCATAGGGCTTTAGAGTTGATATACCCTCAAGATAGGACAGTGAAGGTATATTTCTGGCCTTGCCGAAAGCAAACTGCTTCTGGTGGGCCATATGGACAGTGATGGAGGAAAAGGTATTTGTCGGATACCAGATAGCTGCATACACGATagcaggagatgtgttaatttgctcagacaatgaaaccacatctggcacagcagctgcaattggagtcaccacttggttaagcttataataatccactgtcattctccaagattcaTTTGTCTTCTACACAGGTAAAATAGGAGAATTAAATGGGGATGTGGGGGGAATCATCatccctgcatctttcaagttcTTCATGAAGGCACTACTCTCTGCAATTTTTCCAGTGATGTATtgcatttggtttatttttctaggtagaagcAGTTCCAATGGCTTTAATTTGGCCTTTCACACCATAGTAGCTTTCACTCTTCACATTGGCTCTTTGACCAATATGGTCAAAGAGCCAATGTGAAGATTCTGCCAGCTTCTAAGTATGTCTACTCTAGTTATGCATTCTGGAACTGGGGAAGTAACCACAGGATGGGTTGGGGACCCACCGGACCCACAGTGACATAAGCCATTGATCACCTGGCTCCATAAGCCAATATTCTGATTGGAAGGCCACAGTGATGTTTTAGGTTTCTTGAAATTAGTGTCAGTTCAAAGCCAATGTCCAGCAGTCCCTGCAAAGTCTgattatttccctttccccaatgtTTATTTACTTTGGTATAAGGCTGTAGGTCCTTTAGGGAAGGctgggagaaagattaacagtACAAATTTTCAGTAATGTGCTTGAGTTATTCCTAAAGGAGACTGGGCCTCCCCTTCTTTC
This region includes:
- the LOC100975822 gene encoding protein enabled homolog isoform X2, which gives rise to MLPPLLRPRPPPQPLPLLPPPPRRPPPPPLPRSPPQPPPPPQPLPPPPPPLSLLSPRSPLPPGRCRDLPSRELGDGQAGEGGWVPEHRPDARAGAGAGDPNWRVQVTWDGKCCQERAGVSRLPRASGARCLKRENHSAFPQDAFTLLKLSLPPQRTEVSAEDCKCYVIGRWWP
- the LOC100975822 gene encoding protein enabled homolog isoform X1, whose amino-acid sequence is MLPPLLRPRPPPQPLPLLPPPPRRPPPPPLPRSPPQPPPPPQPLPPPPPPLSLLSPRSPLPPGRCRDLPSRELGDGQAGEGGWVPEHRPDARAGAGAGDPNWRVQVTWDGKCCQERAGVSRLPRASGARCLKRENHSAFPQDAFTLLKLSLPPQRTEVSAEDLMAGSWQSYMIEQP
- the LOC100976163 gene encoding polyadenylate-binding protein 1-like 2; translated protein: MASLYVGDLHPEVTEAMLYEKFSPAGPILSIRICRDKITRRSLGYAYVNYQQPVDAKRALETLNFDVIKGRPVRIMWSQRDPSLRKSGVGNVFIKNLGKTIDNKALYNIFSAFGNILSCKVACDEKGPKGYGFVHFQKQESAERAIDVMNGMFLNYRKIFVGRFKSHKEREAERGAWARQSTSADVKDFEEDTDEEATLR